One window of the Oryzias melastigma strain HK-1 unplaced genomic scaffold, ASM292280v2 sc00270, whole genome shotgun sequence genome contains the following:
- the LOC112141718 gene encoding gastrula zinc finger protein XlCGF8.2DB-like, with amino-acid sequence MSTYMKTKSDEGPYVCEECGKSFCSCFKFRTHLRTHTERGLFLFKESDKCFSGVSHFKRHIRTQTTEKTFSCKECDKGFSRISHLKRHMRTHTGEKPFTCKECDRKFSQSSHLKIHMALHTGEKPFTCEQCDRKFSRKSTLKRHIAVHTGEKPFICTECGRSFSQICNLKTHMTAHIGEKPFTCKECDRSFNRISHLKRHMIAHTGEKLFMCKECDWSFNRICTLKRHMKIHTGEKPFTCTECGRSFSQICNLKTHMTAHTGEKPFTCKECDRSFNRISHLKRHMIAHTGEKLFMCKECDWSFNRICTLKRHMKIHTGEKPLTYKECNARFNPIQSMKSTGSSHSYV; translated from the coding sequence ATGTCTACCTACATGAAAACAAAGTCTGATGAAGGCCCTTATGTCTGTGaagaatgtggtaaaagttttTGTTCCTGCTTCAAATTCAGAACTCATTTAAGGACTCACACAGAAAGggggctttttttatttaaagaaagtgaCAAATGTTTTAGCGGTGTATCTCATTTCAAAAGACACATAAGAACACAGACAACAGAGAAGacattttcttgtaaagaatgtgacaaaggTTTTAGTCGAATATCTCATCttaaaagacacatgagaactcatacaggagagaagccttttacgtgtaaagaatgtgacagaaaatTTAGCCAAAGCTCTCATCTTAAAATACACATGGCACTTCATACTGGAGAGAAACCTTTTACATGTGAACAATGTGACAGAAAATTTAGTCGAAAATCtactctcaaaagacacattgcagttcatacaggagagaagccttttatcTGTACAGAGTGTGGcagaagttttagtcagatatgtaatctcaaaacacacatgacgGCTCATataggagaaaagccttttacgtgtaaagaatgtgacagaagttttaaccgaatatctcatctcaaaagacacatgatagctcatacaggagagaagctttttatgtgtaaagaatgtgactgGAGTTTTAATCGAATATGtactctcaaaagacacatgaagatacatacaggagagaagccttttacgtgtacAGAGTGTGGcagaagttttagtcagatatgtaatctcaaaacacacatgacggctcatacaggagaaaagccttttacgtgtaaagaatgtgacagaagttttaaccgaatatctcatctcaaaagacacatgataGCTCATACGGGAGAGAAGCTTTttatgtgtaaagaatgtgactgGAGTTTTAATCGAATATGtactctcaaaagacacatgaagatacatacaggagagaagcctctTACGTATAAAGAATGCAATGCACGTTttaatccaatccaatccatGAAATCGACTGGGTCCTCACATTCATACGTATGA